In a single window of the Myxococcales bacterium genome:
- a CDS encoding aldo/keto reductase: MDRRTFLRNSAAATIAATSLPIEAAADAATRATSRDSRVQRYRRLGRTNIEMSDISFGSSSLKDADTVRYALDRGVNYFDTAEMYGEGRVERLIGEALQGKRDSVYIASKVMAAFDDRKEDMMRALESSLGRLRTDYVDIYFNHAVNDVRRMKNPEWHEFVALAKAQGKIRFSGMSGHGGRLQECLEMAIGGDWVDVILVAHNFGSDPAFYERYTRGFDFVANQTGLPRLLKLARQRNIGTIAMKTLMGARLNDMRAYEWGGATFAQAAFRWVFSGNHVDALVVSMTDKSLVDEYLGASGQSKVRAADRRLLDAYVSANSGAYCRNGCSQCSSSCPAGVQIADVLRARMYQVDYHNPEVASQSYAALARDASSCVTCTQPVCLSSCPFDLPIPNLTREAEELLG, from the coding sequence ATGGATCGACGTACATTTCTTCGCAATTCTGCGGCGGCGACGATTGCGGCGACTTCGCTTCCAATAGAGGCGGCGGCGGACGCGGCCACCCGAGCTACGAGCCGAGACAGTCGCGTGCAGCGATACCGCAGGCTGGGTCGAACGAATATCGAAATGTCGGACATTTCCTTTGGGTCGTCCAGTCTGAAGGATGCCGATACCGTGCGCTATGCGCTCGACCGGGGCGTCAACTATTTTGACACGGCGGAGATGTACGGCGAAGGACGCGTCGAACGGTTGATCGGCGAAGCGCTGCAGGGGAAGCGCGATAGCGTCTACATCGCTTCAAAGGTGATGGCCGCGTTCGACGACCGCAAAGAAGACATGATGCGCGCCCTCGAATCCAGCCTGGGACGTTTGCGCACCGACTACGTCGACATCTACTTCAACCACGCAGTCAACGATGTGCGGCGAATGAAGAATCCCGAGTGGCACGAATTCGTCGCGTTGGCCAAGGCTCAGGGAAAGATCCGCTTTTCCGGCATGAGTGGCCACGGCGGAAGACTGCAGGAATGCCTCGAGATGGCGATCGGGGGAGACTGGGTCGACGTCATCCTGGTGGCGCACAATTTTGGCTCTGATCCCGCTTTCTACGAACGATATACCCGGGGATTCGACTTCGTGGCCAACCAGACGGGTCTGCCCCGCCTGTTGAAGCTGGCGCGCCAGAGAAACATCGGCACGATCGCGATGAAGACACTGATGGGCGCGCGTTTGAACGACATGCGTGCGTACGAATGGGGTGGGGCGACCTTCGCGCAGGCGGCCTTTCGCTGGGTGTTCAGCGGGAACCATGTCGACGCTCTGGTTGTCTCGATGACGGACAAGTCACTCGTTGACGAGTATCTCGGAGCGTCGGGGCAGAGCAAAGTGCGGGCGGCGGATCGTCGCTTGCTGGACGCCTACGTGAGCGCCAACAGTGGGGCCTACTGTCGCAACGGTTGCTCACAGTGTAGTTCGAGTTGTCCGGCCGGTGTGCAGATCGCCGATGTTCTGCGGGCGCGAATGTATCAAGTCGATTATCACAATCCGGAGGTCGCGAGCCAGAGCTACGCTGCGCTGGCGAGGGACGCCAGTTCGTGTGTGACCTGCACCCAGCCTGTTTGCCTGAGTTCCTGCCCATTTGATCTTCCCATTCCCAATCTGACCCGAGAGGCTGAAGAATTGCTCGGTTGA
- a CDS encoding alcohol dehydrogenase catalytic domain-containing protein, which translates to MKQVNIHAPGRVEIDEVPEPTLGPRDAIIRVSACGICGSDLGYIKLGGLAGPSDTPMPLGHEFAGIVESVGSEVDGIALGARVVVNPMSNQNQIGNGGAQGAFAPRILVPNVADGNALFEIPENLPMDLAALAEPLSVGLQGVDRMNPQPGEKAVIFGAGPIGLCAVASLRFRGIEDIISVDLSRRRLEIARKLGAKATLVPGSDDVWAAIRDLHGTAPLFGTPMAGTDFYIEASGAGVVIEEVITNAKSETRLSVLGLHRTPIPINFLVLLLKSMTIVGSMAYPDDWSETLELLGSTDLSPMITHRFALDEFHAALAMAQSAEQGAKVMIVNH; encoded by the coding sequence ATGAAGCAAGTCAACATTCACGCACCAGGGCGCGTAGAGATCGACGAAGTACCCGAACCAACCCTGGGCCCACGCGATGCGATTATTCGTGTCTCGGCGTGTGGCATCTGCGGCAGTGATCTCGGTTACATCAAACTCGGGGGACTGGCGGGTCCCAGCGATACCCCCATGCCGCTCGGACACGAGTTCGCCGGCATCGTCGAATCCGTTGGATCAGAGGTCGACGGAATTGCCCTCGGCGCTCGGGTTGTAGTGAACCCGATGAGCAATCAAAACCAGATTGGAAACGGAGGCGCACAGGGAGCCTTTGCGCCTCGGATCCTGGTGCCCAATGTCGCGGATGGGAATGCGCTATTCGAGATTCCCGAGAACTTGCCAATGGACCTGGCCGCGTTGGCTGAGCCCTTGAGCGTCGGCTTGCAGGGAGTCGATCGAATGAATCCGCAGCCCGGAGAGAAGGCCGTGATCTTCGGTGCCGGTCCCATCGGTCTTTGTGCCGTTGCGAGTCTGAGGTTTCGAGGAATCGAAGACATCATTTCGGTCGATCTCTCTCGGCGTCGACTCGAAATTGCGCGCAAACTCGGTGCGAAGGCAACCCTGGTGCCCGGTTCCGACGATGTCTGGGCGGCCATTCGCGATCTACATGGGACGGCTCCTCTGTTTGGCACGCCGATGGCGGGTACCGACTTCTATATCGAAGCGTCTGGCGCGGGCGTCGTGATCGAAGAGGTCATCACCAATGCAAAGAGTGAGACGCGACTCTCGGTGTTGGGTCTTCACCGAACACCCATCCCGATCAATTTCCTCGTGCTGCTGTTGAAGTCGATGACGATCGTGGGATCGATGGCGTACCCCGATGACTGGAGCGAGACTCTCGAGTTGCTCGGCAGCACGGATCTCTCTCCCATGATCACGCACCGGTTCGCGTTGGACGAGTTCCACGCGGCCCTGGCCATGGCACAGAGTGCCGAGCAGGGCGCCAAGGTGATGATCGTCAATCACTGA
- a CDS encoding SDR family oxidoreductase: MSERSSDSDRVRFDFSDCRVLVTGGSSGIGHGIASAFADAGADVLITGRRAKASEYDLDLSGFDYQQLEMTDGDGIAALADGLEGLDILVNNAGANLPGGRNEYIPAVFEEVVAINLFGSYRMVAACKEKLAASQLDGGASVINLASMSSYFAVPIVPGYGAAKAAIVQMTKNLAVAWVRDGIRVNAIAPGLIESNMTAAMKGVDVLEKPQLDRTPMGRWGTPEDIAPAVLFLSSPAARFITGQTLPVDGGYSVS; the protein is encoded by the coding sequence ATGAGTGAGAGAAGTTCGGATTCGGATCGCGTGCGGTTCGACTTTTCGGATTGTCGTGTGCTGGTTACTGGTGGGTCTTCCGGGATCGGCCATGGGATCGCGAGTGCCTTTGCCGACGCGGGTGCCGACGTGCTGATCACTGGACGAAGGGCGAAGGCCAGCGAATACGACCTCGATCTATCGGGCTTTGACTATCAGCAATTGGAAATGACCGACGGAGACGGGATCGCCGCTCTAGCGGATGGGCTCGAGGGCCTGGACATCCTGGTCAACAATGCCGGAGCCAATCTTCCGGGTGGCCGGAACGAGTACATCCCCGCGGTTTTCGAAGAAGTGGTCGCGATCAATCTGTTCGGTTCCTATCGGATGGTGGCCGCGTGCAAGGAGAAACTGGCGGCCAGTCAACTGGACGGCGGCGCGAGCGTCATCAACCTGGCTTCGATGTCGTCTTATTTCGCTGTGCCCATTGTCCCGGGTTACGGCGCGGCCAAGGCCGCCATCGTTCAGATGACGAAGAATCTGGCGGTGGCCTGGGTGAGGGATGGAATCCGCGTGAACGCCATCGCCCCCGGTCTGATCGAATCCAATATGACCGCGGCGATGAAGGGTGTAGATGTTCTCGAAAAGCCTCAGTTGGATCGTACGCCCATGGGACGCTGGGGAACGCCCGAAGACATCGCTCCGGCGGTGTTGTTCTTGTCGAGCCCTGCCGCCCGTTTCATTACTGGGCAGACGCTGCCGGTAGACGGGGGCTATTCGGTTTCGTAG
- a CDS encoding peptidyl-prolyl cis-trans isomerase — MDFAHLVHPGLMSQSGAPAPARSTRHLRELLRSPLLHFIAIGGLLFWAAGNREVSPEVLEVRAEDVAQLTRQWQRSTGRDPNPAELDRLIDQFIDDALLVRVARSLGWDRDDPVIQRRLIQNLRFLDPGNSGSDAQILNEAYALDMEHSDIVVRRRLLERMRLMLAERARSREPTEAQLQEYLAAHRSSFLRPARIRLTQVHLSRDRRGVALHEDALTLVELLKESALNPETALEQVATRGDPFLLQANLPSWSQRRLGERLGTQFASMAFELPIGVWSGPVASSYGEHAVWVHERTDEQFPELDEIHDQVKAELYRQWEGEALRDARDQLRSQVEIRVAGRDR; from the coding sequence GTGGACTTCGCCCATCTGGTACACCCCGGATTGATGAGCCAATCCGGCGCTCCCGCCCCTGCAAGATCGACCCGTCACTTGCGCGAACTCTTGCGATCTCCTCTACTTCACTTCATCGCGATAGGCGGACTGTTGTTCTGGGCTGCCGGCAATCGCGAAGTATCCCCCGAAGTCCTCGAGGTGAGGGCTGAGGACGTTGCCCAGCTGACCCGTCAATGGCAACGCAGTACGGGGCGCGATCCGAATCCCGCAGAACTCGACCGGCTGATCGATCAGTTCATCGACGATGCGCTACTCGTGCGCGTCGCGCGCAGCCTCGGTTGGGATCGCGATGATCCCGTAATCCAACGTAGATTGATTCAAAATCTCCGCTTCCTCGATCCCGGCAACAGCGGCAGCGACGCCCAGATCCTGAACGAAGCCTACGCGCTCGACATGGAACACAGCGATATCGTGGTGCGCAGACGCCTGCTCGAACGGATGCGACTCATGCTCGCCGAACGCGCACGCAGTCGTGAACCCACCGAAGCGCAACTGCAGGAGTACCTCGCAGCCCATCGTTCCAGTTTTCTGCGTCCAGCTCGAATCCGCCTGACCCAGGTCCACTTGAGCCGCGATCGCCGAGGAGTGGCACTTCATGAAGATGCACTCACGCTCGTCGAATTACTGAAAGAATCAGCGCTGAACCCCGAGACGGCCCTCGAACAAGTCGCGACGAGAGGGGATCCATTTCTACTTCAAGCCAACCTACCGTCGTGGTCCCAACGTCGACTGGGTGAACGACTGGGGACCCAATTTGCATCGATGGCGTTTGAACTACCGATCGGGGTGTGGAGCGGTCCGGTGGCTTCGAGCTATGGCGAACACGCGGTCTGGGTGCATGAGCGTACAGATGAACAGTTCCCGGAACTGGACGAGATTCACGACCAGGTCAAAGCTGAGTTGTATCGACAGTGGGAGGGAGAAGCGCTGCGCGATGCGCGTGATCAGCTGCGAAGTCAGGTTGAAATTCGGGTTGCAGGTCGAGATCGCTGA
- a CDS encoding DUF3604 domain-containing protein, with protein MRVGVHLLTWVVVSIAMLTPRVAPASSILEGTRERESCSDRVSTRRAFFGDLHVHTSFSLDASTMGTRTRPADAYRFAWGEQIGIQPYSEGGRPTRSVRLERPLDFAAVTDHAELLGETRICNSPGMQGYDSLVCRIYRNFPRVAYFWMNAQASRAQRHDFCGKDGAICLEASRIPWKENWEASEAAYDRSAACRFTTFHAYEWTGGAGMGNNFHRNVIFANDIVPDIPLSFIEAPKLVDFWAGLGASCRNAGTGCDVLVIPHNSNLSAGRMFRTHLPDGSPIGITEASGRAEYELLVEIMQHKGESECMFGLDTEDELCRFEKLKLNNFTGEYIPATASPPVARQFIRNILKEGLRIESRLDVNPFKFGFVASTDTHLGTPGLVSESSSFPGHGGAGKPAGDEVIRGVPDYLEFNPGGLAVVWAEENSRSALFAGMQRKETYGTSGPRMQVRFFGGWDYPQDLCGDEAFARKGYDGGVPMGGDLGPPPESATDASELAPAPVFAISALRDPGTTATPGTPLQQVQIIKGWLENGRRQERVYTIAGDSNNGSGVDLDSCRTWGPGFDTLCGVWRDPDFDARQPSFYYARVVENPTCRWSQKLCTANHIRCQDPGNVPAGFEPCCEESHQRIIQERAWTSPIWYTPD; from the coding sequence ATGAGAGTTGGTGTCCATCTGCTGACGTGGGTCGTGGTCTCGATCGCAATGCTCACGCCCCGCGTTGCGCCAGCCAGCTCAATACTCGAAGGAACCCGAGAACGCGAGTCGTGCTCCGACCGCGTCTCTACGCGCCGCGCGTTCTTTGGAGACCTTCACGTCCATACCAGCTTTTCTCTCGATGCCAGCACCATGGGCACGCGCACCCGTCCGGCCGACGCCTACCGCTTCGCCTGGGGTGAGCAGATTGGCATTCAACCCTACAGCGAAGGGGGTCGCCCCACCCGTAGCGTCCGACTCGAACGTCCCCTCGACTTTGCGGCGGTCACGGATCACGCCGAACTGCTCGGAGAAACTCGCATCTGCAATTCGCCGGGCATGCAGGGCTACGACTCCCTTGTCTGTCGCATTTATCGCAACTTCCCTCGCGTCGCGTATTTTTGGATGAATGCCCAGGCGAGTCGCGCACAACGCCACGATTTTTGCGGCAAGGACGGCGCGATCTGCCTGGAGGCTTCACGAATACCGTGGAAGGAAAACTGGGAAGCCAGCGAGGCGGCTTACGATCGCAGCGCCGCCTGTCGCTTCACGACGTTCCACGCTTATGAATGGACCGGCGGCGCGGGCATGGGCAACAATTTTCATCGCAACGTCATATTCGCCAACGACATCGTTCCGGACATTCCCCTGAGCTTCATCGAAGCCCCCAAACTGGTGGATTTCTGGGCGGGACTGGGCGCGAGCTGCCGCAACGCCGGTACCGGCTGCGATGTTCTGGTGATCCCGCACAACTCGAATCTTTCAGCGGGCCGGATGTTCCGCACACACCTGCCCGACGGCTCTCCCATCGGAATCACGGAAGCGAGTGGCCGCGCCGAGTATGAGTTGCTGGTGGAGATCATGCAGCACAAGGGCGAGAGCGAGTGCATGTTTGGCCTCGACACCGAAGACGAACTGTGTCGCTTCGAAAAACTGAAGCTGAATAACTTTACGGGAGAATATATCCCGGCGACCGCCTCCCCTCCGGTGGCCAGACAGTTCATTCGCAACATCTTGAAAGAGGGACTCCGAATCGAGAGCCGACTGGACGTCAATCCTTTCAAATTTGGCTTCGTCGCCAGCACCGACACCCACCTCGGTACCCCTGGTCTGGTCAGCGAATCTTCGAGCTTTCCCGGGCACGGGGGCGCGGGAAAGCCCGCGGGCGACGAAGTGATCCGGGGCGTACCGGACTACCTCGAATTCAATCCCGGCGGTCTCGCAGTGGTGTGGGCCGAGGAAAACTCGCGCAGCGCCTTGTTTGCGGGTATGCAGCGCAAGGAGACCTACGGAACCAGCGGCCCTCGCATGCAGGTGAGATTTTTTGGCGGCTGGGATTATCCACAAGACCTCTGCGGCGACGAAGCCTTCGCTCGCAAGGGATACGACGGCGGAGTGCCCATGGGCGGCGATCTCGGGCCGCCACCCGAAAGTGCGACGGACGCTTCCGAACTGGCACCAGCCCCCGTGTTCGCCATATCAGCACTGCGCGATCCCGGCACAACTGCGACACCGGGCACTCCCCTGCAACAAGTACAGATCATCAAGGGATGGCTCGAAAACGGGAGACGTCAGGAACGGGTCTACACCATCGCGGGAGATTCCAACAACGGATCCGGGGTCGACCTCGACTCGTGCCGGACCTGGGGTCCCGGGTTCGACACGCTTTGCGGAGTCTGGCGCGATCCCGATTTCGACGCGCGGCAACCGTCCTTCTACTACGCCCGGGTCGTGGAGAACCCGACCTGTCGTTGGAGTCAGAAGCTCTGCACGGCCAACCATATCCGCTGTCAGGATCCCGGGAACGTTCCCGCTGGCTTCGAACCCTGCTGTGAAGAAAGTCATCAGCGGATCATTCAAGAGCGCGCGTGGACTTCGCCCATCTGGTACACCCCGGATTGA
- a CDS encoding acyl-CoA/acyl-ACP dehydrogenase: MNFDLTEEQELLQETVRGFVANECPPPRLREIFDSGEGTDPALWQGMAEMGLAGLMIPEEYGGAGMELLELALVAEALGSGVLPGPFLGHSLAALALMLAGSDVQKRQWLPRLATGDVIGTYAVAEEDSQWEPSEWSVTERAGKLNGTKLYVPHADIADLIVVGCSGGGLALVERETRGVSLENMQGIDRTRPIFKIVFDAADAEALESGEAASQRVRDAALVLLAADSFGVASSLIRMSVDYAKTREQFGTIIGQFQSVKHQLARLSTDIEPTRALVWYAAHAFDHLPEDAERAAAIVNSHLTDRAMHTARESVELHGGLGFTWECDVQMWYKRAMFNRSAFGTPDVVRGRVATLGGW, encoded by the coding sequence GTGAATTTTGACCTCACAGAGGAGCAGGAATTGCTCCAGGAAACCGTTCGCGGCTTTGTCGCCAATGAGTGTCCACCACCACGGTTGCGCGAAATTTTTGATTCCGGTGAGGGAACGGATCCGGCCCTTTGGCAGGGGATGGCTGAGATGGGACTCGCGGGACTCATGATTCCCGAGGAGTATGGCGGCGCTGGGATGGAACTCCTCGAATTGGCGCTCGTTGCCGAGGCACTCGGAAGCGGTGTCCTGCCCGGCCCGTTTCTCGGACATTCACTCGCCGCGTTGGCGCTGATGCTCGCGGGCAGCGACGTCCAGAAGCGCCAGTGGCTACCGCGCCTGGCAACCGGCGATGTGATCGGGACCTACGCGGTCGCCGAAGAAGACAGCCAGTGGGAGCCTTCGGAGTGGAGCGTCACAGAGCGCGCTGGCAAGCTCAACGGCACAAAACTCTACGTTCCCCACGCAGACATAGCAGATCTGATCGTCGTGGGATGTTCGGGTGGTGGCTTGGCGTTGGTCGAGCGAGAGACCCGGGGCGTGAGTCTCGAAAACATGCAGGGGATCGATCGCACCCGACCGATATTCAAAATCGTCTTCGACGCAGCGGATGCAGAGGCTCTCGAGTCGGGGGAGGCCGCGAGCCAGCGGGTTCGCGATGCCGCGCTGGTCTTGCTGGCCGCAGACAGCTTTGGCGTCGCGTCCAGCCTGATTCGTATGTCTGTCGACTACGCCAAGACCCGCGAGCAGTTCGGCACGATCATTGGACAGTTCCAGAGCGTGAAGCATCAACTCGCCAGGCTGTCCACGGACATCGAGCCCACCCGCGCGTTGGTCTGGTACGCCGCTCATGCGTTCGACCATCTTCCCGAAGACGCGGAGCGCGCCGCCGCGATTGTGAACTCACACCTCACCGATCGCGCCATGCACACCGCGCGTGAATCGGTTGAGCTGCACGGCGGCCTGGGCTTTACCTGGGAGTGCGATGTCCAGATGTGGTACAAGCGCGCGATGTTCAACCGGTCTGCGTTTGGGACCCCCGATGTCGTTCGCGGTCGCGTTGCCACGCTCGGAGGTTGGTAA
- a CDS encoding acyl-CoA dehydrogenase family protein codes for MNLRYSKEYDTYRQSLQEFLKGWPLQGDEAELPKQKQEQLFRQRGVEAGYVYFAIPKEYGGAGQQPDVLKSAIITEEYARVGAPGNCVSQGPALLAPTLIEFGTEEQKREFVRPTLRGDLRWCQGYSEPGAGSDLASLQCSAVLDGDEWVINGQKIWTSNAQEADYMFGLFRTEPKASKHAGISYLLVDLKQPEIEVRPLKQMTGALDFNEVFFTDARAPAGNIVGKRGEGWAVSRSTLKHERNLIGNPNMMRAHFNSTIALARRSQRGGRPAIEDPLIRNRLAEIEGYVRTAEVSHLRQLTAEAKGEELKVMLPMMMNKLYSTDTMQKIMTLAYDLLGADGMLAPTAEDIASYARTHTSTGFVEQYIFSQGPAIAGGTTNIQLNIIGERGLGLPRDLRVPK; via the coding sequence ATGAACCTCAGATACAGCAAAGAGTACGACACCTACCGCCAGAGCCTTCAGGAGTTTCTTAAGGGTTGGCCCCTGCAAGGCGACGAGGCCGAACTTCCAAAGCAGAAGCAGGAGCAACTCTTTCGCCAGCGCGGGGTCGAGGCTGGTTACGTCTACTTCGCAATTCCCAAAGAGTACGGCGGCGCAGGGCAGCAGCCCGACGTCTTGAAGAGCGCGATCATCACCGAGGAATACGCCAGAGTCGGAGCGCCGGGCAACTGTGTCAGTCAGGGCCCCGCACTGTTGGCTCCGACTTTGATCGAGTTTGGGACCGAAGAGCAGAAGCGCGAGTTTGTGCGTCCCACCTTGCGTGGCGATCTGCGCTGGTGCCAGGGCTATAGCGAGCCGGGCGCGGGTAGTGATCTCGCATCTCTGCAGTGCAGCGCAGTGCTCGATGGTGACGAATGGGTGATCAACGGTCAGAAGATATGGACCAGCAACGCGCAGGAAGCCGACTATATGTTCGGTCTGTTCCGCACGGAACCGAAAGCTAGCAAGCACGCCGGTATTTCGTATTTGCTCGTCGACTTGAAGCAACCGGAGATCGAAGTGCGGCCGCTCAAGCAGATGACCGGGGCGCTGGACTTCAACGAAGTCTTCTTTACCGATGCCCGTGCTCCCGCTGGCAATATCGTAGGCAAGCGTGGAGAGGGCTGGGCGGTGTCCCGGTCGACACTCAAACACGAGCGCAATTTGATCGGCAATCCGAACATGATGCGAGCGCACTTCAACAGCACCATCGCCCTGGCTCGCCGCAGCCAACGCGGTGGTCGGCCCGCGATCGAAGATCCGTTGATTCGCAACCGCCTGGCCGAGATCGAGGGTTACGTTCGCACCGCGGAGGTTTCGCACCTGCGTCAATTGACGGCAGAGGCCAAGGGCGAGGAGCTCAAGGTGATGCTCCCCATGATGATGAACAAGCTCTACTCAACCGACACGATGCAGAAGATCATGACCCTGGCCTATGACCTGCTGGGTGCCGACGGCATGCTCGCACCCACCGCCGAGGACATCGCGAGTTACGCCCGCACCCACACCTCGACCGGGTTCGTCGAGCAATACATCTTTTCTCAAGGCCCGGCGATCGCCGGTGGCACGACGAATATTCAGCTCAACATCATAGGGGAACGGGGTCTCGGCCTGCCTCGCGATCTTCGCGTCCCGAAATAG
- a CDS encoding glycosyltransferase family 1 protein, with amino-acid sequence MRIALAVEGTRGDVYPMFSLGNAFQAAGHEVVFCGPRNFATFAATNNFEYREVGSDTREFLGRVATAISSRGLGANRAQFEYFKDSMHKQFTRLPDATEDADLILGAGVQFAGGSVAELHGIPYRYVMFCPVMLPSQEHSPPFIPSQALPPWANKIAWRMLLGPFDALTRFGLNRARKKYLGLGKTGHGYSHILSEHPILATDPLLAPVPSECSMPVEQLGCIHDHDIEPLPEKLENFLAQGSPPVYVGFGSMTDATPVATTRLILQAIERVGCRAIVSEGWAGLGEGALPENVIRTGPVSHASLFPRCAAVVHHGGAGTTTRVAQAGVPQVIVPHLLDQYWWGKRIMNLGLAPAPLPRARLTANRLSELIASVLDNEFLSHRAREVGKQIAPDLTPRIAADKILSRLPS; translated from the coding sequence ATGCGCATTGCTCTTGCTGTCGAAGGTACTCGCGGCGATGTCTACCCCATGTTCTCCCTCGGCAATGCCTTCCAGGCTGCCGGGCATGAGGTCGTATTCTGCGGCCCTCGCAACTTCGCGACGTTCGCAGCAACCAACAACTTCGAGTACCGCGAAGTAGGAAGCGACACTCGGGAGTTTCTGGGCAGAGTCGCAACCGCGATATCGAGCCGGGGACTCGGGGCCAATCGGGCGCAGTTCGAGTATTTCAAAGACAGCATGCACAAGCAGTTCACGCGACTTCCGGATGCCACCGAGGATGCGGATCTGATTCTGGGAGCTGGAGTGCAGTTCGCAGGGGGAAGTGTCGCCGAGTTGCACGGCATCCCCTATCGCTACGTCATGTTCTGCCCCGTCATGCTGCCTTCGCAAGAACACAGTCCGCCGTTCATTCCCAGCCAGGCTCTGCCGCCCTGGGCAAACAAGATTGCCTGGCGGATGTTGCTCGGGCCGTTCGACGCACTGACTCGTTTTGGACTCAATCGCGCGCGCAAAAAATATCTCGGCCTCGGAAAAACAGGACACGGCTACAGCCATATCTTGTCGGAGCACCCGATCCTCGCGACCGATCCATTGCTGGCGCCGGTTCCCTCTGAATGCAGCATGCCCGTGGAGCAGCTCGGTTGCATCCACGACCACGACATCGAACCCCTACCCGAGAAACTCGAAAATTTCCTCGCGCAGGGAAGCCCGCCGGTCTATGTCGGTTTCGGCAGCATGACCGATGCCACCCCTGTAGCGACGACACGCTTGATTTTGCAAGCAATCGAACGTGTCGGTTGCCGCGCGATCGTATCCGAAGGCTGGGCCGGGCTCGGGGAAGGCGCCCTTCCCGAAAACGTCATTCGCACCGGCCCGGTCTCTCATGCCTCGCTCTTTCCGCGTTGCGCTGCGGTTGTCCACCACGGGGGCGCCGGCACCACCACTCGCGTCGCACAAGCGGGCGTGCCGCAGGTCATCGTTCCCCATCTTCTCGATCAGTACTGGTGGGGCAAGCGAATCATGAACCTGGGTCTCGCACCGGCGCCACTTCCACGGGCGCGTTTGACGGCGAATCGATTGAGTGAGTTGATCGCGAGCGTTCTCGATAACGAGTTCCTCTCGCATCGAGCCCGGGAAGTCGGCAAACAGATCGCACCCGACCTCACACCGAGAATCGCCGCAGACAAAATACTGAGCCGCCTGCCTTCCTGA
- a CDS encoding CBS domain-containing protein codes for MRPENEDTKLDVDDEAYFDDTERKPRHRFDEKLLQAPISVLSRRIPMVFTESDTVQTAVRAMQAEHRGVVLISEDGTRQTELTGIFTERDVLLRVVDRGRDPSTVCLREVMAKNPESLLRTAPVAAVLNKMSVGGFRHVPIVDSRGRPVFVVSMRDAVEYLVDSFPTEISNLPPQDGPERYRTRDGA; via the coding sequence ATGCGACCTGAAAACGAAGACACCAAGTTGGACGTAGACGACGAGGCTTATTTCGACGATACCGAACGCAAGCCTCGTCACCGCTTCGACGAGAAGTTGTTGCAAGCGCCGATCAGCGTTTTGTCGCGACGGATTCCGATGGTGTTTACCGAGTCCGACACGGTTCAGACCGCAGTACGCGCGATGCAGGCGGAACATCGAGGCGTCGTGTTGATTTCTGAGGATGGCACCCGGCAGACTGAGTTGACCGGCATCTTTACCGAACGAGACGTGCTGCTGCGGGTCGTGGATCGCGGTCGCGATCCGAGCACGGTATGTCTGCGGGAAGTCATGGCGAAGAACCCCGAATCACTGCTGCGCACTGCGCCGGTCGCAGCGGTGTTGAACAAGATGTCCGTCGGGGGTTTCCGTCACGTACCGATCGTCGATTCTCGGGGCAGGCCCGTGTTCGTCGTATCCATGCGCGATGCGGTCGAGTATCTCGTCGATTCGTTCCCGACCGAAATCTCCAATCTTCCACCCCAGGATGGCCCCGAGCGCTACCGAACCCGGGACGGTGCCTGA